In Cyprinus carpio isolate SPL01 chromosome B7, ASM1834038v1, whole genome shotgun sequence, a genomic segment contains:
- the LOC109063148 gene encoding TIMELESS-interacting protein-like isoform X3 has product MTVTSVGLDIQTWAKPRARIPCTMLDPLESAVFDMPDYEQIEDERFPPLPPPSSPGRGDIEEDPFGDGEGEQEGEVSKLAEVPEAKRRTVKRPRPKLDANRLISEKGLPALRTLFEDVKFKGKGHEAENLKLLLQKMENWAHRLYPKMQFEEFIDKVESLGGKKEVQTCLKRIRLDMPITHEDYVEEAEVRVPEESDPVGDEGFPEDPFVHSTPAPASLTEEQQRRIELNKRLALERRLAKQKQLESSQNSLQDAEADEPSTSSSGQYLSQENQGTFDQSTSAHTPLKQKSAALQNSPSYDNECASPVPNGIVDDDDDDSN; this is encoded by the exons ATGACAGTGACATCGGTTGGGCTTGATATCCAGACATGGGCGAAACCGAGGGCGAG GATCCCGTGCACCATGCTCGATCCGTTAGAAAGTGCCGTGTTTGACATGCCAGATTATGAGCAGATAGAGGATGAGAGAttccctcctctccctcctccatCATCGCCTGGTCGAGGAGACATCGAGGAGGATCCTTTTGGCGATGGAGAGG gtGAGCAGGAAGGAGAAGTGTCAAAACTAGCAGAAGTGCCAGAGGCAAAAAGACGAACAGTGAAGAGGCCTCGGCCTAAACTGGATGCAAATAG GCTGATTTCTGAGAAGGGTCTTCCAGCTTTGCGAACTTTATTTGAAGATGTTAAGTTCAAAGGCAAAGGGCACGAG GCAGAGAATCTGAAGCTCCTTTTGCAGAAAATGGAGAACTGGGCCCATCGCCTATATCCTAAGATGCAGTTTGAGGAGTTCATTGATAAAGTGGAGAGTCTGGGCGGTAAAAAAGAAGTGCAG ACATGTCTGAAACGAATTCGATTGGACATGCCAATAACACACGAGGACTACGTTG AGGAGGCTGAGGTTCGAGTACCGGAAGAGTCTGATCCAGTTGGAGACGAAGGTTTCCCTGAAGACCCGTTTGTCCATTCTACTCCTGCTCCAGCCTCTCTCACGGAGGAACAGCAGCGGCGCATAGAGCTCAACAAACGGCTGGCTCTGGAGAGGAGACTTGCGAAGCAGAAACAGTTAG AATCCTCACAGAATTCCTTACAGGATGCAGAGGCAGATGAACCATCAACCAGTTCTTCAGGACAGTACCTCAGTCAAGAGAATCAGGGCACTTTTGATCAGAGCACCTCAGCCCACACGCCACTCAAACAAAAGTCAGCTGCGCTTCAGAATTCCCCGTCATATGATAATGAGTGTGCTAGTCCAGTTCCAAATGGCATAgttgatgacgatgatgatgatagcAACTGA
- the dis3l gene encoding DIS3-like exonuclease 1 yields the protein MEGPIMIKTEKVLHLNSSKGRKVRVVREHYVREQVPCGSSLCQADCLNDGKVLSGDVTHYVVPDVGVVRDFLEILEFRELQGIVFTQTAYQSVQHTRGRRHYNRLRALLKDPRHDCVLFANEFQQYCYCPRDKGESQDKWHTRNVYNAAVWYYNHLAGLQPVVMITEDNDAISEFSALNSGVYVISTREYLLSFWPDLQAAHDLYNSIAQTLQERESEGVEKVYTEHLPAEVLEAGIKSGRYIQGILSVNKHRAQNEAFVRYEGSASKNTELNSDVLINGAKLRNRAVHGDMVVIELLPRNEWKGRTMALTEGQGEEQPLEETQSQPMPSGRVVGILQRNWRDYVVTFPPLEEVQSQSRNSQKILVIPWDYRIPKIRISTQQAEALQDQRVIVRLDSWESTSVYPSGHCVRVLGKAGELETEIQTILLENCIHVPPFSEAQLREMPVNTEENRWQMASSEVSSRRDLRDTHLVFSIDPKGCEDVDDTLSVRTLPGGKRLELGVHIADVTYFVREGSLTDLEARSRATTYYLADRRYDMLPAVLSADLCSLLGGVDRYAMSVLWELDAETLDVCTVWYGRTLIRSSYQLHYELAQSLLNGEEVEVPELSQLKGSQRDQKLAKLLQALETLTRVARHLRAQRDKGGALELEGVEVRAQLDEEKNITALVPKQPLEVHETVAECMIYANHWVARKIQESFPHQALLRHHPPPKQDFFNHLIDCAKARGFSIDTRSNRALADSLEQAVDPQDPLVNRLLRMMATQAMSNALYFSTGACPEEQYYHYGLALDRYTHFTSPIRRYADVLVHRLLIAAIQLEKEGSLSKPLASNKELEELAQHINNKNRAAQHAQKQSTELFQCLYFRDKDSKTDERCVADAVIYAVRANGFLAFIPQYGVKGAVYLKDREGQVVSVDGDGRCEWKAGTLQRYPDRISSCTSTGTHTFYLFSHVTVRISVEPSRCHADSLCLELVSNKPHCPVQPESQPAGRGRSELVQEVVRRAEEASLQAERGRKPKLSREERQFRQSRTPNLYVLLQEISELALLDLSVCQITNTEEQTCTASS from the exons ATGGAAGGTCCGATCATGATTAAAACCGAGAAAGTGTTACATTTGAACAGCTCAAAGGGTAGAAAGGTCCGTGTGGTTCGGGAGCACTATGTGAGGGAACAGGTGCCTTGTGGAAGCTCCCTCTGTCAAGCGGACTGTCTCAACG ATGGGAAGGTGCTGTCTGGAGATGTGACCCACTATGTGGTTCCCGATGTGGGAGTGGTTCGGGATTTCCTGGAGATACTGGAGTTCAGGGAGCTGCAGGGGATTGTGTTCACCCAGACAGCCTACCAGAGTGTTCAGCACACCCGTGGACGCAG GCACTATAACAGACTGCGTGCTTTACTGAAGGACCCTCGCCATGATTGTGTGCTGTTTGCCAATGAGTTTCAGCAGTACTGCTACTGCCCCAGAGACAAGGGCGAGTCTCAGGACAAATGGCATACAAG AAATGTGTACAATGCAGCAGTTTGGTACTATAATCATCTAGCTGGACTCCAGCCGGTGGTCATGATTACAGAAGATAATGATGCTATTTCAGAATTCAGTGCCTTAAACAGTGGAGTGTATGTCATCTCAACTCGg GAGTACCTGTTAAGTTTCTGGCCGGACCTGCAGGCTGCCCATGATCTGTACAACTCCATTGCTCAGACCCTGCAGGAGCGAGAGAGTGAGGGAGTAGAGAAAGTGTACACTGAACACCTGCCTGCAGAGGTGCTGGAGGCTGGTATAAAATCTGGCAGGTACATCCAG GGCATCCTCAGTGTGAACAAACATCGAGCACAGAATGAGGCTTTTGTCCGTTATGAGGGTTCAGCCAGCAAAAATACAG AGCTAAATAGTGATGTGCTGATCAATGGTGCAAAGCTTCGTAACCGGGCGGTGCATGGAGACATGGTTGTCATAGAGCTGTTGCCCCGTAATGAGTGGAAAGGCAGGACTATGGCACTTACAGAGGGTCAAGGAGAGGAGCAGCCACTGGAGGAAACACAGAGTCAGCCTATGCCCTCAG GCAGGGTGGTGGGTATTCTGCAGAGGAACTGGAGAGACTACGTTGTGACTTTTCCTCCTCTTGAGGAGGTACAGTCACAGAGTCGAAATTCACAAAAGATTCTGGTTATTCCATGGGACTACCGCATCCCTAAAATCCGGATCAGCACACAGCAGGCTGAGGCTCTGCAG GATCAAAGAGTGATCGTGCGTCTGGATTCGTGGGAAAGTACCTCTGTTTACCCCAGTGGCCACTGTGTGAGGGTGCTGGGGAAAGCAGGCGAGCTGGAGACTGAGATTCAGACCATCCTGTTGGAGAACTGCATCCATGTTCCACCATTCTCAGAGGCACAG tTGCGAGAGATGCCAGTTAACACGGAGGAGAACCGATGGCAGATGGCCAGCAGTGAAGTGTCCTCCCGGCGGGACCTGAGAGACACACACCTGGTTTTCAGTATCGATCCCAAGGGCTGTGAGGATGTGGATGATACCTTGTCTGTGCGGACTCTGCCTGGGGGGAAGCGGTTAGAGCTGGGTGTCCACATTGCCGATGTCACTTACTTTGTCAGGGAGGGCTCTCTTACAGATCTAGAGGCACGGTCAAG GGCAACCACTTACTACCTGGCTGACCGCAGGTATGACATGCTGCCAGCAGTTCTGAGTGCTGATCTGTGCTCCCTCCTTGGAGGAGTGGACCG ATATGCCATGAGTGTGCTGTGGGAGCTGGATGCTGAGACTCTGGATGTGTGTACGGTTTGGTACGGTCGTACTCTAATCCGCTCCTCCTATCAGCTTCACTATGAGCTAGCCCAGAGTCTGCTGAATGGCGAGGAGGTTGAGGTACCTGAGCTAAGCCAGCTCAAGGGTTCACAGCGAGACCAGAAACTGGCTAAGCTCTTACAGGCCCTTGAGACCCTGACGAGGGTGGCCAGACACCTCCGTGCACAGAGAGATAAGGGTGGTGCTCTGGAGTTGGAGGGGGTGGAGGTGAGGGCTCAGCTGGATGAGGAGAAGAACATTACAGCACTTGTTCCCAAACAACCTCTGGAAGTTCATGAGACTGTGGCAGAGTGTATGATCTATGCCAACCACTGGGTGGCACGCAAGATACAGGAGAGCTTTCCACACCAAGCTCTCCTGCGTCATCACCCACCACCCAAACAGGATTTCTTCAATCACCTCATCGACTGTGCCAAGGCCCGTGGCTTCAGTATTGATACaag GTCAAACAGAGCTCTTGCTGATTCTCTGGAACAAGCTGTGGATCCTCAGGACCCACTGGTGAACAGGTTACTGAGAATGATGGCCACCCAGGCAATGTCTAACGCCCTTTACTTCTCTACAGGAGCCTGCCCAGAAGAACAGTACTATCACTACG GTCTTGCTCTGGATCGATACACTCACTTTACCTCTCCAATCAGACGCTATGCTGATGTATTAGTTCACCGGCTGCTCATTGCTGCTATTCAGCTGGAGAAGGAAGGATCGCTAAGCAAACCCTTGGCCAGTAACAAAGAACTCGAGGAACTAGCTCAACatatcaacaataaaaacaga GCAGCACAGCATGCACAGAAGCAGTCCACGGAGCTCTTCCAGTGCCTCTACTTCAGAGACAAAGACTCCAAAACAGATGAGCGCTGTGTGGCTGATGCTGTGATCTATGCTGTCCGAGCTAATGGCTTTCTTGCCTTCATACCACA GTATGGTGTGAAGGGAGCTGTGTACCTTAAGGATCGAGAGGGTCAGGTGGTCAGTGTCGATGGAGATGGAAGGTGCGAGTGGAAGGCTGGGACATTGCAGAGATACCCTGACAGGATCAGCAGCTGCACAAGCACTGGAACTCATACGTTTTACCTCTTCAGCCACGTTACA GTTCGTATCTCTGTAGAGCCGTCCCGTTGCCATGCCGACAGCTTGTGTCTGGAGCTTGTCAGCAACAAGCCCCATTGCCCTGTGCAGCCCGAGTCACAGCCAGCTGGTCGCGGTCGGTCCGAGCTGGTTCAGGAAGTGGTGCGCAGGGCAGAAGAGGCCTCCCTCCAGGCGGAGAGGGGGAGGAAGCCCAAACTGAGCAGGGAGGAGAGGCAGTTCAGACAGAGCAGAACACCAAACCTCTATGTCCTGTTACAGGAGATCAGTGAACTTGCTCTActggatctgtctgtctgtcaaatcACAAATACAGAGGAACAGACCTGCACTGCATCTTCTTAG
- the LOC109063148 gene encoding TIMELESS-interacting protein-like isoform X1: MTVTSVGLDIQTWAKPRARIPCTMLDPLESAVFDMPDYEQIEDERFPPLPPPSSPGRGDIEEDPFGDGEGEQEGEVSKLAEVPEAKRRTVKRPRPKLDANRLISEKGLPALRTLFEDVKFKGKGHEAENLKLLLQKMENWAHRLYPKMQFEEFIDKVESLGGKKEVQTCLKRIRLDMPITHEDYVGNDTLTFGCLVLLLKAAGINSLTFYSPSEEAEVRVPEESDPVGDEGFPEDPFVHSTPAPASLTEEQQRRIELNKRLALERRLAKQKQLESSQNSLQDAEADEPSTSSSGQYLSQENQGTFDQSTSAHTPLKQKSAALQNSPSYDNECASPVPNGIVDDDDDDSN, translated from the exons ATGACAGTGACATCGGTTGGGCTTGATATCCAGACATGGGCGAAACCGAGGGCGAG GATCCCGTGCACCATGCTCGATCCGTTAGAAAGTGCCGTGTTTGACATGCCAGATTATGAGCAGATAGAGGATGAGAGAttccctcctctccctcctccatCATCGCCTGGTCGAGGAGACATCGAGGAGGATCCTTTTGGCGATGGAGAGG gtGAGCAGGAAGGAGAAGTGTCAAAACTAGCAGAAGTGCCAGAGGCAAAAAGACGAACAGTGAAGAGGCCTCGGCCTAAACTGGATGCAAATAG GCTGATTTCTGAGAAGGGTCTTCCAGCTTTGCGAACTTTATTTGAAGATGTTAAGTTCAAAGGCAAAGGGCACGAG GCAGAGAATCTGAAGCTCCTTTTGCAGAAAATGGAGAACTGGGCCCATCGCCTATATCCTAAGATGCAGTTTGAGGAGTTCATTGATAAAGTGGAGAGTCTGGGCGGTAAAAAAGAAGTGCAG ACATGTCTGAAACGAATTCGATTGGACATGCCAATAACACACGAGGACTACGTTGGTAACGATACCTTAACTTTTGGCTGTCTTGTACTGCTATTGAAAGCAGCAGGTATAAATTCATTGACTTTCTACTCCCCTTCAGAGGAGGCTGAGGTTCGAGTACCGGAAGAGTCTGATCCAGTTGGAGACGAAGGTTTCCCTGAAGACCCGTTTGTCCATTCTACTCCTGCTCCAGCCTCTCTCACGGAGGAACAGCAGCGGCGCATAGAGCTCAACAAACGGCTGGCTCTGGAGAGGAGACTTGCGAAGCAGAAACAGTTAG AATCCTCACAGAATTCCTTACAGGATGCAGAGGCAGATGAACCATCAACCAGTTCTTCAGGACAGTACCTCAGTCAAGAGAATCAGGGCACTTTTGATCAGAGCACCTCAGCCCACACGCCACTCAAACAAAAGTCAGCTGCGCTTCAGAATTCCCCGTCATATGATAATGAGTGTGCTAGTCCAGTTCCAAATGGCATAgttgatgacgatgatgatgatagcAACTGA
- the muc15 gene encoding mucin-15 — protein sequence MKLPLGITLALLLILQTFQQVSTQIPEEWERSDDTTDNNGEQTFSEEITTQPSKENVQSNEDAQAKPESSSEEGQTFGSIYFSQGEQNYTKLDESADQSVNVTKEASSEGPVATTPPPMIAYNSSSELSDTSAESNETLTQDTATNTSTPEPEHTNESALNDTYTTPQPETTTAERSHDGSGSGYLPSDDGPTSNTTESPTTTTKDESVQNQTTVSPTEPPVYRTTTAAIPPTFREDVTTPAPEETELNQSEPIDTRENSERGLSSDVSDGTESKNGRAWTIVLVIGIVVGVLALGAFIFLNRRNRRDFSHRKLVETMSPDPVLRLDNSEPLDLKFDGFGYYNPGLQGDNIQMTNFPQGRSK from the exons ATGAAATTGCCACTAGGCATCACACTTGCACTCCTCTTGATACTTCAGACGTTTCAACAAGTGTCCACCCAGATACCAGAAGAATGGGAAAGAAGTGATGATACTACAGACAACAATGGAGAACAAACATTTAGTGAGGAAATAACCACTCAACCAAGTAAGGAAAACGTACAAAGCAACGAGGATGCACAAGCCAAACCAGAGAGCAGTTCAGAAGAAGGACAAACATTTGGCTCAATTTATTTCAGTCAAGGAGAGCAGAATTACACAAAATTGGATGAGAGCGCTGATCAATCTGTTAATGTCACAAAGGAAGCTAGTTCTGAGGGTCCTGTTGCTACAACACCACCTCCAATGATCGCATATAATTCAAGTTCTGAGCTCTCAGATACGTCAGCAGAATCCAATGAAACTCTGACACAGGACACAGCCACAAATACCTCCACACCAGAACCAGAACACACAAATGAATCCGCTCTTAATGACACATATACCACTCCACAACCTGAGACTACCACAGCAGAGAGAAGCCATGATGGATCGGGTTCTGGATATTTGCCCTCAGATGATGGACCTACCAGCAACACTACTGAAAGTCCAACCACCACAACAAAAGATGAAAGCGTCCAGAACCAAACTACAGTGAGTCCAACTGAACCACCAGTATACAGAACTACAACGGCAGCAATTCCACCTACCTTCCGTGAAGACGTGACAACTCCTGCCCCAGAGGAAACAGAATTAAACCAGTCCGAACCTATTGACACCAGAGAGAATTCTGAAAGAG GTTTATCTTCAGATGTTTCAGATGGTACTGAAAGCAAGAACGGACGTGCATGGACTATCGTCCTAGTCATTGGGATTGTAGTGGGGGTCCTGGCCTTGGGAGCATTTATCTTCCTGAATCGAAGGAACCGAAGAGATTTCTCTCACAGAAAACTGGTGGAGACGATGTCACCTGATCCAG TTCTCCGACTGGATAACAGTGAACCACTAGACCTGAAGTTTGATGGATTTGGTTACTACAACCCAGGACTACAAGGAGACAACATCCAGATGACCAACTTTCCACAGGGACGTTCAAAATGA
- the LOC109063148 gene encoding TIMELESS-interacting protein-like isoform X2 yields MLDPLESAVFDMPDYEQIEDERFPPLPPPSSPGRGDIEEDPFGDGEGEQEGEVSKLAEVPEAKRRTVKRPRPKLDANRLISEKGLPALRTLFEDVKFKGKGHEAENLKLLLQKMENWAHRLYPKMQFEEFIDKVESLGGKKEVQTCLKRIRLDMPITHEDYVGNDTLTFGCLVLLLKAAGINSLTFYSPSEEAEVRVPEESDPVGDEGFPEDPFVHSTPAPASLTEEQQRRIELNKRLALERRLAKQKQLESSQNSLQDAEADEPSTSSSGQYLSQENQGTFDQSTSAHTPLKQKSAALQNSPSYDNECASPVPNGIVDDDDDDSN; encoded by the exons ATGCTCGATCCGTTAGAAAGTGCCGTGTTTGACATGCCAGATTATGAGCAGATAGAGGATGAGAGAttccctcctctccctcctccatCATCGCCTGGTCGAGGAGACATCGAGGAGGATCCTTTTGGCGATGGAGAGG gtGAGCAGGAAGGAGAAGTGTCAAAACTAGCAGAAGTGCCAGAGGCAAAAAGACGAACAGTGAAGAGGCCTCGGCCTAAACTGGATGCAAATAG GCTGATTTCTGAGAAGGGTCTTCCAGCTTTGCGAACTTTATTTGAAGATGTTAAGTTCAAAGGCAAAGGGCACGAG GCAGAGAATCTGAAGCTCCTTTTGCAGAAAATGGAGAACTGGGCCCATCGCCTATATCCTAAGATGCAGTTTGAGGAGTTCATTGATAAAGTGGAGAGTCTGGGCGGTAAAAAAGAAGTGCAG ACATGTCTGAAACGAATTCGATTGGACATGCCAATAACACACGAGGACTACGTTGGTAACGATACCTTAACTTTTGGCTGTCTTGTACTGCTATTGAAAGCAGCAGGTATAAATTCATTGACTTTCTACTCCCCTTCAGAGGAGGCTGAGGTTCGAGTACCGGAAGAGTCTGATCCAGTTGGAGACGAAGGTTTCCCTGAAGACCCGTTTGTCCATTCTACTCCTGCTCCAGCCTCTCTCACGGAGGAACAGCAGCGGCGCATAGAGCTCAACAAACGGCTGGCTCTGGAGAGGAGACTTGCGAAGCAGAAACAGTTAG AATCCTCACAGAATTCCTTACAGGATGCAGAGGCAGATGAACCATCAACCAGTTCTTCAGGACAGTACCTCAGTCAAGAGAATCAGGGCACTTTTGATCAGAGCACCTCAGCCCACACGCCACTCAAACAAAAGTCAGCTGCGCTTCAGAATTCCCCGTCATATGATAATGAGTGTGCTAGTCCAGTTCCAAATGGCATAgttgatgacgatgatgatgatagcAACTGA